AAGAACTTTTCAGTTGACAACAAATGTGAGACTGAACTTGAACCATTtgagtgtttgttttttgtggtCAAGgttgaaataataaatatatgtatatcatatatacatttatgtttTATAGATTGAGACATCGAATGATAAAGCTTCGAAACGATAAGCTTTCATGAAATGGGGGCAcgtctttttccttttttgtgttGACTATACATTCTACGTACTTATAGAAAGTTGAATAAACTTTTTGTGCATTCCGTTTATTACTTACCGCGATGTCAAGGCCAATTTGGAGGCCTGGTCGGTTAGGGCCTTAATGATCTTTGGATGACAATGTCCCTGATTGACAGCCGAATAGGCACTGAGGTAATCAAAATAACGTTTGCCCTCCACATCCCAGACAAAGCAACCTTCTCCTTTGGTCAGGGCTACCGGCAATGGATGATAATTATGTGCTCCATATTTCTGTTCACGTTCATAGACAGCCAGAGAGGCTACGTTGGCCTGGTCTTTTGGTTGAGCCTTTTGGGCCAAACAGCTGACGCGTGTGGTCAAACCACGTGTGCACAATTTGGagaacattttttgtttctattctAAACTTTTGACGCacacttgttttgttttcgttcCGTTGTCACAAAtcgcagagagagagagagggagagacaaAGAAAAACACATCCACTCGCTAAACGCTTTCTTGGTTTACTGAAAGTTCTCAAACTTGGGTCGGGCAGCTTTATATATACCCTATATTTTGATAAGAAGAAGGCCCCCAGCAATGTTcgttctctctatctctctctctttctctccgtATCTTTCACATTCCTCTCTTTGTGTCCCTCTCTTCGTCTCTCACTTGGGTATGGTATTTGCTAAGCTTAGCTGGAACTGGTGTTGCTATCATCTTACagctttttaattttatataaatagcTCATCTGATACTTTACTTTAattgttatttgtttgtttgtcagCAAAAATTTTCCATTACTCAATTGAGATCAAAAAGCTTGGACAATAAATAAAGCTTCTATTTTGTATTTCACCAATCATTCATACTCTTTTGCAAAAggaattattaattttttaaggCACTATTCGATCAGCAAACAAAATTTAGATCAATACTTTAAAACTAATATCATTCCGATCAGTAAAATCTTCTATATTTATTCTTTCTGTATTCAATTCATATAATTAATGAAGTAATAACCTTGTTTTTCAGATTTATCATGATCTATTGTCTATTGTTAGGATAAGTTTTTAATAGACTAATGTAAATTAGGTTTCCTCTAAACATGAAACATGAAGATGTTGATTTCTATGTTAGTGCTTTCTGATCCTTTAGAAAGATCGTTTAAAAACAGAGTTCAAGTTAAGTGATTTTAAACTGTTTCACTAAACTTATATTTAGCGAGGCTCTAACTCAAATTTAGTCAAAAAAGATTAaagttgttttaattttattctgAAGTAAAACtgtttattacattttttcaatatcataCCTTATATATTCCATAGAAGCATTTTCAAATGTTTCAGTAACTTTACTTTTATCTCAGACTTGCAAACTTTTGATTCAATTCGATTTCTTTTGAATGTATAAAAAAGAAGGACTAAGCAGCTCAATAAGTATGATTTGTTATATGACCGATCATGTGCCGTATTTATAATATATCATAGACGGATCCAGAAGTCCTCAGAGTCTGAACAtggaaatttcatttttaactTTATTCGGCAATTTATTTCCAATTACAATAAATTCTTGTACTAAAAGAAATGCCTTAATTGCAAAATTACTGAAATAAGTGAGCCGAAAATGTTGATATTTTTACAGGAACTTCCACGAAAATATTTTCTAGATTCATTTATGGTTTCAAAAGATATTCAAAGTTGTAATTGCTACTTAATTTACTCATAAGAAAAGGGACTTaactttgttttaaaaaatgtaattacCATTTTAAGTAACAATAATGCTTAATGTAATTTTAAGCGTCTTTTGTTGTGTACTCACCTCGCTAAAGATATGAAGTTTTTATCAAATGATCAACAAAAAGAAGCTTAGTAGtggggtgtttttttttttttttttttagtatttttatatgtatttattttggatttttcataaatatttgttgtcGGTTTGTGTTTATGCTTAGAAGTGTATAAttaattcttttatttgcttagTTATGATCTCTTTTTGCAtgatttttgcatattttcatttgttgttgttcttcaactggtttatttaaaatatatttaacaattatAGCACGtttagagagagaaaaaaaaattacacgaattttggtgaaaaggcaacacacaataCATTGcactaaattgtttttttttttgtttcggtttgttttttcttcttccttttttatttaaaaaaaaaaaaaaaaaaaaaaaaaaaaaaaaaaacacattaatatatgtataatatattatattatgttACGAGCTTATTCGCTTTACGCTTTACTTGCTAGTCGGTATATGCTACTCACTACTCGTTACTCGTTCCATTTAGCTaaccacaaaaacacacacacacatacacacagacacacactctTGATAAATTCGCACATATTGATTGCAATTTACTCGACACTTTGCTGCGGCGATTGGGCCGGCGACAGGCTACGCGGCGTCACAGAAtctcctcctccacctccgGCTCCACCCGATCCGGGACAAATCGAACCAGCTGCCGCTCCACCTCCAACACCCGCCGCCGTACGCTGCTgagcctgctgctgctgctgattaAGTAACTCTTTATTCAATCGATAGCTACTCATGACATTGGCACAGctttgatgaaaataaaaattacgTCCACGTAGAAATGCATCCGTATTGAGATCCTTTATGCCTGTCTtgaaagagaaagtaataaaAAGCCAAAGATAAGCCATGtgctatacatatatatcatacTCCCAGATCAACTGAGTGCAGTAGTGtcatgcaaaacaaaaacaaaattaaatacacAAGTGCActgagaaaacaaaacaacggCAAGGACGGTGACTGGAGCGTGAGATAGAGAAATGGGTTATACAGATAAAGATTCAGACTAAAGactgagacagagagagagagagagagggagagagagagagagtgtgggTCGTGCTTCaacgtttttcttttctttttaaatgttGTCTTTGAACTAAAGCAAACTGAGAAATTACCTTACAAATGAAACATTTGTTTTCATCGTCCGGTTTTAAATCCGAACTAATTCCCACCTTTGTGTCCAATTGCGTTAATCCCGGCATGCTGACGCCCATCGATGACAATTGCGTTAGACTATTATCCATGGACTCCCCATATTTAGCCGATGAATTGttgttaatatttatattgttgttattgtgtgTAATATCCATGGGACCGGGCTCAGTGCTACTGACTTGGGGCTCAGACCTTGGACGTTCCTCCATCGGTGAAATGTTCTCCATTGATCTATAAGTTtagaaaacataaattttgtcACATTAAATGCATTCTTTTAAAGAACttcaacattttttatgtaaaCTATCTCTTTGGGAATAAATTTGTGTATTTGAAGTTAAATTTTCTGTTGTGTTTTCTAGGAATTGAATTCTACCTTCAATTGGCTCTATTTAGCCATCTTTGTTGATGTCATTTAGTAAATATTCAATATAATACTGAATGGTGTAAATAATCCGTAATGTTAATTACAGTTATACAAAAAAAGAGCAGATCGGTAGCTTGTAAAAACCCAATAGACATTGAAGTAGTTACCCCAGTTTAAGAGTAAAAACTAACGATTAtgtttaattttgtattttcttatTTCGAAATCATTCTagattttccatatttttcaattgaaatctTCTAATTAATTTGTAAGCGATTGTTATGTCAATGTCAGTCAAACAATTAGTAATAAGGAAACCCACAGCATTCGAAAGATTGTTTTATCAGACGTCACCTTGATGAGTCTATTTGTTGatcaataattgaagattttcatacttaatTACACTTTAATATGCATAAAATCTGATTTATTTAAGGTACAATATCAAATATAAAGCTATAGCCATGTTTGATTAAAAATTACGATCCAAAACAGAGTCGAAACTAATTAAAAGAAGGGATCATATCCAACGTGACTATGACTACATTATCTCTAGACAAAGATAAAAATGAAGCTCATTTATGACTATTTGAATCAGACAGACGATTAAAAAAAGATCAGAATCTTTGTACATAGAATGCTGGTTGGATATTTAGTAATCGAATTctaattaattgttttatcGATTGTAATGTCGATGTCAGTAAAACGCTTAATAATATTAGGCATGCTAAGTATGTTTTTTTTACTCTTTCTCACCTGCTGCTCCCTATAGTGGTCTCCTCCTGTTGGCGGCGCTGTTGTACTTTTGCATAGGTCGCCTGTTTGTTGCTGGTCGTcattttcattgttgttgtcgtctcatcatcatccacaATTACATCCTCATCGCTATCGTTTTGGCACGATGCCGTATCCATCATTAGCTCCTTGTTGCTATTgccattattattttgctgTGAGTTGATGCTGCCGTTGTCGGTTACGCCTCCGCCTACGCCACCGCCACAGGAGTCGGCGTTGTAGTAGTGATGTGTGGTAGATGACAGCTCACTGACGTTTTTCACTGTtgaaacacatacacacacacagacagaaaGGAGAATATAGAGTTTGAGTTAAATTGTTAGCAAAGAGAAGGAGGCAATCCATACAAAGGGAGATTGGAGTAATTatgacaaaaaaatgaaattgaaagagaaaaaaaaacagacaaaaaatCGTCATGTTTAAACCCACCACTGATATGTGCTTGGGGTGCTGATATTGTCGCACTGTTGGATGTGGATGACTCCTGCCCAGACGATGAGGACGAAGACTGCCAACTGCTGGTAATGCTGCTTGCCGTGGTCACATTGGTGCTAACATCCTGCTCATCCTTTTGGTTGATCACACAAGCCGTACGATAAAGTATGCCATCTAGTTTACCCGGCTGGGCATTGCTATTGTGCATACTATTACTATTACTGCCGGTGCTGCTAGAGGGAGGTGGAAGTTGAGGCATTACTGCCAATGAGGGAGGCGGGGGAGCAGCTAATTCTGAACCAGAATCGGGAACATCATCATTACAGCTTTCCACATCGACAGTTTCGATTTCCTCTTGCATTTTGGAATCGTCCTAAACAAACGTGTAAGCAAATCTGTTAGTTTTAAAACTTCCTTTCAATTTCATTCTCTGTCATTCACCTCTGGTGGTATTTTGCCCGTTTCCAAAGCATATTTTCTCTTGCAAATTGGACAACTACTGCAATATAGACTCTCCATCATATACATTTCCCCATATTTACGTTTACGTACTTTAAGTCGCAAACGATTCTGACGATTATTTCTTATACGCTGGAATGTCTGTTTAATAAGGAGAGagcaagaaagaaaagaacaaattGGTGACCCCGATGTTTTGCAATTTATGAAATAAACTAATAACTAACCTCCCAACGATTGTGACTGGTGCGTATGGCATTCTCTTGTGCTGGACATGGTGGCGCAAACATATAGGTTGCCTGCAAATTGGCTCGTTCGAATCCCGAACTCAATTTATAGAGTCTATCGAGTTCGGTGAGAAAATGCGTATGCCATTCCTCAGCACTTAGTTTCAAACCACAAACTGGACACATATCTGGTATGGCACCGCCAGCGGCCGCTGCCTGCAGTCCGCTGACCAAACTCAAGCCACCAGGAACCGCACGCAATCCAGCCATACTCAAACTGGCCAGGGCCGCATGATGCGCTGCAGCTGCATGATGATGGGACAGCGAATGTGGATGCGGATGGACCATATGATGATGCGTCGATGTGGGTACTATATGGCCATGGTGTGCATGTGCAT
The sequence above is a segment of the Drosophila willistoni isolate 14030-0811.24 chromosome XR unlocalized genomic scaffold, UCI_dwil_1.1 Seg143, whole genome shotgun sequence genome. Coding sequences within it:
- the LOC6645449 gene encoding protein Teyrha-meyrha isoform X2 — translated: MENNAFGNSHLPSQALVVLSEAASGLHEALRGQRPFPSRLPDAKDLHNMSLVSNYGTHLLHNFHPHLLQTLNHGMLAANGAAAAAAAAAAASGGVGPTSYFASSSERKPSVLTNFSLPSAFSPPKYIGISLDQNLFNGSESFRTDSASPTCTSHESMEGSQDYDAIEKGESPRSNNSQDPRDLRHLHGGSANKGGHNPAAVAAAAAAAASSSAASSSSSSSCSTSSSLAISTAATTMATHHLTSPHHSHPAHPAHSHPHAHSHAHAHAHHGHIVPTSTHHHMVHPHPHSLSHHHAAAAHHAALASLSMAGLRAVPGGLSLVSGLQAAAAGGAIPDMCPVCGLKLSAEEWHTHFLTELDRLYKLSSGFERANLQATYMFAPPCPAQENAIRTSHNRWETFQRIRNNRQNRLRLKVRKRKYGEMYMMESLYCSSCPICKRKYALETGKIPPEDDSKMQEEIETVDVESCNDDVPDSGSELAAPPPPSLAVMPQLPPPSSSTGSNSNSMHNSNAQPGKLDGILYRTACVINQKDEQDVSTNVTTASSITSSWQSSSSSSGQESSTSNSATISAPQAHISVKNVSELSSTTHHYYNADSCGGGVGGGVTDNGSINSQQNNNGNSNKELMMDTASCQNDSDEDVIVDDDETTTTMKMTTSNKQATYAKVQQRRQQEETTIGSSRSMENISPMEERPRSEPQVSSTEPGPMDITHNNNNININNNSSAKYGESMDNSLTQLSSMGVSMPGLTQLDTKTGIKDLNTDAFLRGRNFYFHQSCANVMSSYRLNKELLNQQQQQAQQRTAAGVGGGAAAGSICPGSGGAGGGGGDSVTPRSLSPAQSPQQSVE
- the LOC6645449 gene encoding protein Teyrha-meyrha isoform X3, yielding MENNAFGNSHLPSQALVVLSEAASGLHEALRGQRPFPSRLPDAKDLHNMSLVSNYGTHLLHNFHPHLLQTLNHGMLAANGAAAAAAAAAAASGGVGPTSYFASSSERKPSVLTNFSLPSAFSPPKYIGISLDQNLFNGSESFRTDSASPTCTSHESMEGSQDYDAIEKGESPRSNNSQDPRDLRHLHGGSANKGGHNPAAVAAAAAAAASSSAASSSSSSSCSTSSSLAISTAATTMATHHLTSPHHSHPAHPAHSHPHAHSHAHAHAHHGHIVPTSTHHHMVHPHPHSLSHHHAAAAHHAALASLSMAGLRAVPGGLSLVSGLQAAAAGGAIPDMCPVCGLKLSAEEWHTHFLTELDRLYKLSSGFERANLQATYMFAPPCPAQENAIRTSHNRWETFQRIRNNRQNRLRLKVRKRKYGEMYMMESLYCSSCPICKRKYALETGKIPPEDDSKMQEEIETVDVESCNDDVPDSGSELAAPPPPSLAVMPQLPPPSSSTGSNSNSMHNSNAQPGKLDGILYRTACVINQKDEQDVSTNVTTASSITSSWQSSSSSSGQESSTSNSATISAPQAHISVKNVSELSSTTHHYYNADSCGGGVGGGVTDNGSINSQQNNNGNSNKELMMDTASCQNDSDEDVIVDDDETTTTMKMTTSNKQATYAKVQQRRQQEETTIGSSRSMENISPMEERPRSEPQVSSTEPGPMDITHNNNNININNNSSAKYGESMDNSLTQLSSMGVSMPGLTQLDTKVGISSDLKPDDENKCFICKA
- the LOC6645449 gene encoding protein Teyrha-meyrha isoform X1 — translated: MENNAFGNSHLPSQALVVLSEAASGLHEALRGQRPFPSRLPDAKDLHNMSLVSNYGTHLLHNFHPHLLQTLNHGMLAANGAAAAAAAAAAASGGVGPTSYFASSSERKPSVLTNFSLPSAFSPPKYIGISLDQNLFNGSESFRTDSASPTCTSHESMEGSQDYDAIEKGESPRSNNSQDPRDLRHLHGGSANKGGHNPAAVAAAAAAAASSSAASSSSSSSCSTSSSLAISTAATTMATHHLTSPHHSHPAHPAHSHPHAHSHAHAHAHHGHIVPTSTHHHMVHPHPHSLSHHHAAAAHHAALASLSMAGLRAVPGGLSLVSGLQAAAAGGAIPDMCPVCGLKLSAEEWHTHFLTELDRLYKLSSGFERANLQATYMFAPPCPAQENAIRTSHNRWETFQRIRNNRQNRLRLKVRKRKYGEMYMMESLYCSSCPICKRKYALETGKIPPEDDSKMQEEIETVDVESCNDDVPDSGSELAAPPPPSLAVMPQLPPPSSSTGSNSNSMHNSNAQPGKLDGILYRTACVINQKDEQDVSTNVTTASSITSSWQSSSSSSGQESSTSNSATISAPQAHISVKNVSELSSTTHHYYNADSCGGGVGGGVTDNGSINSQQNNNGNSNKELMMDTASCQNDSDEDVIVDDDETTTTMKMTTSNKQATYAKVQQRRQQEETTIGSSRSMENISPMEERPRSEPQVSSTEPGPMDITHNNNNININNNSSAKYGESMDNSLTQLSSMGVSMPGLTQLDTKVGISSDLKPDDENKCFICKTGIKDLNTDAFLRGRNFYFHQSCANVMSSYRLNKELLNQQQQQAQQRTAAGVGGGAAAGSICPGSGGAGGGGGDSVTPRSLSPAQSPQQSVE